The Tubulanus polymorphus chromosome 1, tnTubPoly1.2, whole genome shotgun sequence genome contains a region encoding:
- the LOC141915363 gene encoding ganglioside GM2 activator-like yields the protein MFRFAVFALFVAVAGAVSLKSCGKNNLVDVKKLSINPSTIVFPGKLNIDAAAIVNKEIKGRVDVQVTLKKKVLFAWVKIPCISNVGSCLYRDICSELKKFTCPPEMIAQNIQCQCPFKPGPVSFNMDGIDLPTIPTGFGSFVNGQYRAKAVIRADGKEIGCLEAEVKLKS from the exons ATGTTTAGATTCGCCGTATTCGCCCTGTTCGTGGCTGTTGCTGGTGCCGTTTCGTTAAAAAGCTGCG GCAAGAATAACCTCGTAGATGTGAAGAAATTGAGCATCAACCCGAGCACCATTGTATTTCCGGGTAAATTGAACATAGATGCCGCTGCTATTGTTAACAAGGAAATCAAAGGACGAGTTGATGTTCAGGTCACTTTGAAGAAGAAAGTTTTGTTCGCTTGGGTGAAGATCCCATGCATCAGCAATGTTGGTTCATG CCTGTATCGTGATATTTGTTCCGAACTGAAGAAGTTCACCTGCCCACCTGAGATGATCGCCCAGAACATACAATGTCAGTGCCCCTTCAAACCCGGTCCAGTCAGTTTCAACATGGATGGAATTGATCTGCCTACGATTCCGACCGGATTTGGATCTTTTGTCAAT gGACAATACCGCGCTAAAGCTGTTATTCGTGCTGACGGTAAAGAAATCGGATGTCTTGAAGCTGAAGTAAAACTGAAGTCTTAA
- the LOC141912594 gene encoding ganglioside GM2 activator-like, giving the protein MLNYVVIGLLVGFANAGMYVKNCDGSQNKLIDFSKVSLTPHPIKFPGRLNIDALATVNREIGGQIDVKVSLKRKVWFAWVPIPCIKEIGSCEYKDICSRLEQFSCPPEVVEQGIQCHCPFKKGPMSFNMDNIIVPSIPTGLGLLADGQYYAKARIMADGVEIGCIEAEVGLDS; this is encoded by the exons ATGTTGAATTATGTCGTGATCGGGCTGTTGGTCGGGTTTGCCAATGCGGGCATGTATGTGAAGAACTGTGATG GAAGTCAAAATAAACTGATTGACTTTTCAAAAGTTAGTCTTACACCCCATCCTATCAAGTTCCCGGGTAGATTGAACATTGATGCATTAGCAACTGTAAACAGGGAAATAGGTGGTCAGATCGATGTCAAAGTGTCATTAAAGAGGAAAGTTTGGTTCGCTTGGGTTCCCATACCATGCATAAAAGAGATCGGGTCATG CGAATACAAAGATATTTGTTCGCGATTGGAACAGTTTAGTTGTCCCCCTGAAGTCGTTGAACAGGGAATTCAATGCCACTGTCCTTTCAAAAAAGGCCCGATGAGTTTTAACATGGACAACATCATTGTACCTTCAATCCCAACAGGTCTGGGGTTACTTGCTGAC GGTCAGTATTATGCTAAAGCTCGCATCATGGCCGACGGAGTTGAAATCGGTTGTATCGAAGCGGAAGTAGGACTTGACTCTTAA
- the LOC141915364 gene encoding putative G-protein coupled receptor B0563.6, protein MNRRLNSSTGALGGLQIGKPFFASILLNILPVQAQKEPFLRMFALISLPTIYGVGLLGNLCSLFTMMSARFRGHSYANYLAALALADLGCSQVFFIPIPNYILGYPYITIKHDWCAIYTYIINIPFYLGSYLVVFIALERLILVLKPFTARILCTAKFARINTLCLTLASMAIPSYSLFIVKYEDHLGCYVSRLHQRIHFLFSVIMKYYIPAILIIIFNIIIIANLQKQKDFGSGEMKSAQTMRITMMLLSVSAMFTATTFPPAISSTFTSLMKERPKYINRLNAITNLMQNSNYATNFYLYLLTGKEIRAHLFDKLRSCCRTR, encoded by the coding sequence ATGAATCGTCGATTGAACAGTAGTACCGGTGCTCTTGGTGGCTTACAGATCGGTAAACCATTTTTCGCTTCGATTCTACTCAACATTCTACCGGTACAAGCCCAGAAGGAACCGTTTCTTCGCATGTTCGCTCTGATTTCGCTACCGACGATCTACGGTGTCGGACTTCTCGGTAATCTATGTAGTTTATTTACGATGATGAGTGCACGTTTTCGCGGTCATTCCTACGCGAATTATTTAGCCGCTCTTGCTCTCGCCGATCTCGGCTGTTCGCAAGTATTTTTCATTCCGATTCCTAATTACATATTAGGTTATCCTTACATAACAATAAAACACGATTGGTGCGCCATATATACTTATATAATAAACATTCCATTTTATCTCGGGTCTTATCTAGTGGTTTTCATCGCGTTGGAACGActtattttggttctaaaacCATTTACGGCGAGGATTCTGTGCACGGCAAAGTTTGCCCGGATCAACACTTTGTGTTTGACCCTCGCTTCAATGGCTATCCCTTCTTATAGCCTGTTTATAGTGAAATATGAAGATCATCTCGGATGTTACGTCAGTCGTCTTCATCAACgtatacattttctattcagcgtcattatgaaatattacattCCGGCCATTCTTATCATCATcttcaacatcatcatcatcgctaATCTACAGAAACAGAAAGATTTCGGTTCGGGTGAAATGAAAAGCGCGCAAACGATGAGAATAACGATGATGTTGTTGTCCGTATCGGCGATGTTTACGGCTACGACGTTTCCACCCGCTATTTCCAGCACTTTCACCAGTCTCATGAAAGAACGACCGAAATATATCAATCGTCTGAACGCCATTACAAACCTCATGCAAAATTCAAACTACGCGACAAACTTTTATCTTTACCTTTTGACCGGCAAAGAGATAAGGGCACATTTATTCGATAAACTTAGAAGTTGCTGTCGGACAAGGTAG
- the LOC141914766 gene encoding ganglioside GM2 activator-like, translated as MLNYIVIGLLVGFANAGMYVKNCDGSQNKLIDFTKVSITPHPIKFPGRLNIDALATVNREIGGQIDVKVSLKRKVWFAWVPIPCIKEIGSCEYKDICSRLKQFSCPPEVVEQGIQCHCPFKKGPMSFNMDNIIVPSIPTGLGLLADGQYYAKARIMADGVEIGCIEAEVGLDS; from the exons ATGTTGAATTATATCGTCATCGGGCTGTTGGTCGGGTTTGCAAATGCGGGCATGTATGTGAAGAACTGTGATG ggAGTCAAAATAAACTGATTGACTTTACAAAAGTTAGTATTACACCCCATCCTATCAAGTTTCCGGGTAGATTGAACATCGACGCGTTAGCAACTGTAAATAGGGAAATAGGCGGTCAGATCGATGTCAAAGTGTCATTAAAGAGGAAAGTTTGGTTCGCTTGGGTTCCCATACCATGCATAAAAGAGATCGGGTCATG CGAATACAAAGATATTTGTTCGCGATTGAAACAGTTTAGTTGTCCCCCTGAAGTCGTTGAACAGGGAATTCAATGCCACTGTCCTTTCAAAAAAGGCCCGATGAGTTTTAACATGGACAACATCATTGTACCTTCAATCCCAACAGGTCTGGGGTTACTTGCTGAC ggtCAGTATTATGCTAAAGCTCGCATCATGGCCGACGGAGTTGAAATCGGTTGTATCGAAGCGGAAGTAGGACTTGACTCTTAA
- the LOC141915368 gene encoding putative G-protein coupled receptor B0563.6, whose product MNRRLNSSTGAHGGLQIGKPFFASILLNILPVQAQKEPFLRMFALISLPTIYGVGLLGNLCSLFTMMSARFRGHSYANYLAALALADLGCSQVFFIPIPNYILGYPYITIKHDWCAIYTYVLNIPFYLGSYLVVFIALERLILVLKPFTARILCTAKFARINTLCLTLASMAIPSYSLFIVKYEDHLGCYVSRLHQRIHFLFSVIMKYYIPAILIIIFNIIIIANLQKQKDFGSGEMKSAQTMRITMMLLSVSAMFTATTFPPAISSTFTSLMKERPKYINRLNAITNLMQNSNYATNFYLYLLTGKEIRAHLFDKLRSCCRTR is encoded by the coding sequence ATGAATCGCCGATTGAACAGTAGTACCGGTGCTCATGGTGGCTTACAGATCGGTAAACCATTTTTCGCTTCGATTCTACTCAACATTCTACCGGTACAAGCCCAGAAGGAACCGTTTCTTCGCATGTTCGCTCTGATTTCGCTACCGACGATCTACGGTGTCGGACTTCTCGGTAATCTATGTAGTTTATTTACGATGATGAGTGCACGTTTTCGCGGTCATTCCTACGCGAATTATTTAGCCGCTCTTGCTCTCGCCGATCTCGGCTGTTCGCAAGTATTTTTCATCCCGATTCCTAATTACATATTAGGTTATCCTTACATAACAATAAAACACGATTGGTGCGCCATATATACTTATGTACTAAACATTCCATTCTATCTCGGGTCTTATCTAGTGGTTTTCATCGCGTTGGAACGActtattttggttctaaaacCATTTACAGCGAGGATTCTGTGCACGGCAAAGTTTGCCCGGATCAACACTTTGTGTTTGACCCTCGCTTCAATGGCTATCCCTTCTTATAGCCTGTTCATAGTGAAATATGAAGATCATCTCGGATGTTACGTCAGTCGTCTCCATCAACgtatacattttctattcagcgtcattatgaaatattacattCCAGCCATTCTTATCATCATcttcaacatcatcatcatcgctaATCTACAGAAACAGAAAGATTTCGGTTCGGGTGAAATGAAAAGCGCGCAAACGATGAGAATAACGATGATGTTGTTGTCCGTATCGGCGATGTTTACGGCTACGACGTTTCCACCCGCTATTTCCAGCACTTTCACCAGTCTCATGAAAGAACGACCGAAATATATCAATCGTCTGAACGCCATTACAAACCTCATGCAAAATTCAAACTACGCGACAAACTTTTATCTTTACCTTTTGACCGGCAAAGAGATAAGGGCACATTTATTCGATAAACTTAGAAGTTGCTGTCGGACAAGGTAG
- the LOC141914903 gene encoding ganglioside GM2 activator-like: MLNYIVIGLLVGFANAGMYVKNCDGSQNKLIDFTKVSLTPHPIKFPGRLNIDALATVNREIGGQIDVKVSLKRKVWFAWVPIPCIKEIGSCEYKDICSRLKQFSCPPEVVEQGIQCHCPFKKGPMSFNMDNIILPSIPTGLGLLADGRFYAKAHIMADGVEIGCIEAEVELES, from the exons ATGTTGAATTATATCGTCATCGGGCTGTTGGTCGGGTTTGCAAATGCGGGCATGTATGTGAAGAACTGTGATG gaAGTCAAAATAAACTGATTGACTTTACAAAAGTTAGTCTTACACCCCATCCTATCAAGTTTCCGGGTAGATTGAACATCGATGCGTTAGCAACTGTAAATAGGGAAATAGGCGGTCAGATCGATGTCAAAGTGTCATTAAAGAGGAAAGTTTGGTTCGCTTGGGTTCCCATACCATGCATAAAAGAGATCGGGTCATG CGAATACAAAGATATTTGTTCGCGATTGAAACAGTTTAGTTGTCCCCCTGAAGTCGTTGAACAGGGAATTCAATGCCACTGTCCTTTCAAAAAAGGCCCGATGAGTTTTAACATGGACAACATCATTTTACCTTCAATCCCAACAGGTCTCGGGTTACTTGCTGAC ggtCGTTTTTATGCTAAAGCTCACATTATGGCCGACGGAGTTGAAATCGGTTGCATTGAGGCTGAAGTAGAACTTGAATCTTGA
- the LOC141915371 gene encoding putative G-protein coupled receptor B0563.6 has protein sequence MTLFLGSQLFADRMNRRFNSSTGALDGLQIGKPFIASILLNILPVQAQKEPFLRMFALISLPTIYGVGLLGNLCSLFTMMSARFRGHSYANYLAALALADLGCSQIFFIPIPNYVLGYPYITIKHDWCAIYTYIMNIPFYLGSYLVVFIALERLILVLKPFTARILCTAKFARINTLCLTLASMAIPSYSLFIVKYEDHLGCYVSRLHQRIHFLFSVIMKYYIPAILIIIFNIIIIANLQKQKDFGSGEMKSAQTMRITMMLLSVSAMFTATTFPPAISSTFTSLMKERPKYINRLNAITNLIQSSNYATNFYLYLLTGKEIRAHLFDKLRSCCRTR, from the coding sequence ATGACTTTGTTTTTGGGAAGTCAACTATTCGCAGACAGAATGAATCGCCGATTCAACAGTAGTACCGGTGCTCTTGATGGCTTACAGATCGGTAAACCATTTATCGCTTCGATTCTACTCAACATTCTACCGGTACAAGCCCAGAAGGAACCGTTTCTTCGCATGTTCGCTCTGATTTCGCTACCGACGATCTACGGTGTCGGACTTCTCGGTAATCTATGTAGTTTATTTACGATGATGAGTGCACGTTTTCGCGGTCATTCCTACGCGAATTATTTAGCCGCTCTTGCTCTCGCCGATCTCGGCTGTTcgcaaatattttttatcccgATTCCTAATTACGTATTAGGTTATCCTTACATAACAATAAAACACGATTGGTGCGCCATATATACTTATATAATGAACATTCCATTTTATCTCGGGTCTTATCTAGTGGTTTTCATCGCGTTGGAACGActtattttggttctaaaacCATTTACAGCGAGGATTCTGTGCACGGCAAAGTTTGCCCGGATCAACACTTTGTGCTTGACCCTCGCTTCAATGGCTATCCCTTCTTATAGCCTGTTCATAGTGAAATATGAAGATCATCTCGGATGTTACGTCAGTCGTCTCCATCAACgtatacattttctattcagcgtcattatgaaatattacattCCGGCCATTCTTATCATCATcttcaacatcatcatcatcgctaATCTACAGAAACAGAAAGATTTCGGTTCGGGTGAAATGAAAAGCGCGCAAACGATGAGAATAACGATGATGTTGCTGTCCGTATCGGCGATGTTTACGGCTACGACGTTTCCACCCGCTATTTCCAGCACATTCACCAGTCTCATGAAAGAACGACCGAAATATATCAATCGTCTGAACGCCATTACAAACCTCATACAAAGTTCAAACTACGCGACAAACTTTTATCTTTACCTTTTGACCGGTAAAGAGATAAGGGCACATTTATTCGATAAACTTAGAAGTTGCTGTCGGACAAGGTAG
- the LOC141904838 gene encoding transaldolase-like encodes MASTLDQLKAFTTIVADTGDFGVMDKFKPTDATTNPSLILAATKMPQYQHLLQEAIQYAKSKASNLDEQVLEATDKLFVLFGNEILKIVPGRVSIEVDARLSFDKEASLAKAKKFISMFEEAGISKERILIKLASTWEGIETAKVLEKSHGIHCNLTLLFSFAQAVACADANVTLISPFVGRIFDWFVKNTGQKTYELLEDPGVVSVTKIYNYYKKFGYKTEVMGASFRNTAQILGLAGCDKLTISPKLLEELNKSIAEVKRYLDNDAASSMDIEKVALSESKFRWMLNEDAMATEKLAEGIRNFAADGIKLENIIREKLSS; translated from the exons ATGGCTTCTACATTAGATCAACTGAAGGCATTCACGACTATCGTCGCTGACACCGGTGATTTTGGAg TGATGGATAAATTCAAACCGACAGATGCAACAACCAATCCATCTTTAATTCTTGCTGCTACAAAGATGCCTCAATATCAGCACCTCTTACAAGAAGCTATTCAATATGCTAAGAGTAAAGCATC GAATCTGGATGAACAGGTTTTGGAAGCAACTGATAAACTGTTTGTACTTTTTGGAAACGAGATTCTGAAAATAGTTCCAGGAAGAGTTTCTATTGAAGTTGACGCGAG ATTGTCATTTGATAAAGAAGCATCACTGGCCAAGGCTAAAAAATTCATCTCCATGTTTGAAGAAGCGGGAATAAGCAAAGAGCGAATTCTAATCAAGCTCGCTTCAACGTGGGAAGGCATAGAAACTGCTAA AGTGCTGGAAAAGAGTCATGGTATTCATTGTAACCTTactttgttattttcatttgctCAG GCTGTAGCATGCGCTGATGCTAATGTTACTCTTATCTCGCCATTTGTGGGCAGAATTTTTGATTGGTTTGTTAAAAATACCGGACAAAAAACTTATGAGTTACTGGAGGATCCAG GTGTTGTGAGTGTAACTAAAATCTACAATTACTATAAGAAGTTTGGATACAAGACTGAAGTTATGGGTGCATCATTTAGAAATACTGCTCAAATTCTGGGTCTTGCCGGATGTGATAAACTTACAATCAG CCCAAAGTTGCTTGAAGAACTGAACAAGTCAATTGCTGAAGTGAAAAGATATTTGGATAATGATGCAG CATCTTCCATGGACATAGAGAAGGTGGCCTTGAGCGAATCCAAATTCAGATGGATGTTGAATGAGGATGCGATGGCAACAGAAAAACTTGCCGAGGGTATTCGAAATTTTGCTGCTGATGGTATCAAACTGGAGAACATTATTCGAGAAAAATTGTCCTCTTAG